The genomic window TCGAGGAGATCACGTGCTGGCTCTGCACGCCCTGGATGACCGCGCCCACCATCGAACCGGCCAGCAGCGGATCTTCACCGGCATATTCGAAATTGCGGCCATTGCGCGGGTCGCGCTGCAGGTTGACGCTGCCCGACAGCAGGATGTTGAAGCGCTGCTGCCACGCCTCGCGGCCCATGGTTGCGCCGCCGGCAAAGGCGACCGCACGGTTCCAGGTGGACGCGGTGGACGGGCCCGAGGGCATGGCCGTGGCGAAGTCGCCCGGACGGATGCCGCCCGGATTGGTCACGCCCACGCCGGCATCGGCCGACTGCTGCGAGGGAATGCCCAGGCGCGCCACTTCCGGCACGAAGCCGGCCGACCCCACCGCGCCTTCCGGCAGCTTGCCGCCATCCTTGCCCAGCCCGAAGTAGCTGTGCAGCATCTGGAACTTCTCGTCTTCGGTCATCGCCTTCAGCAGCAGCGCTGCGCGTGCATCGGCGCTGAGCGTGGCGTCCATCCACGGCCGTTCACCGCCCTTGTCGGCGGCATAGGCCAGGGTCAGCAGAGTGGCGCGCAGGGTGCTGCCTTCCACCTTGAACGGTGCACTGCTGGCCGCCTGGAAACCATCGCTGAAGTAGCTGGCATCGGCTTCCAGCGCCACGCGTGCCGGGTCGAAACCGGCGGCCTTGGCCGACTCGGCCGCCACCGCGCCGAGCAGCACGGCCGGCGCACCCAGCCGCGAGCGCGACACCAGCGCCGGCAGCTGCGTGGCAACGGCACCGGCGTCGGTATAGACCGCCACGGCATGGCGGCCATCATCCAGGCGCAGGTAGTTCAGGCCCGGCTGGCCCGGACCGGATTCGGCCGCGATCGGCAGCCGGGTCAGCACGGCCTGGCCGCGCTGGGTCTGCCCATCATCCTTGCCGGCGGTGATGAAGCGGTACTGGTAGCCCAGGCCATCGGCCAGCAGCTGCAGCGGATCGACCTGGCCGATGTCGCGCTGCACCTGGCGCACGCTGACCGCGTCCACCTGCAGGGTCTTCAACTGGGCGGCCAGGGCCGGCATCGCCTCCGGTGCCGGTGCCTGTTCCAGGGTCAGTACGGTGAAGGCGGCCGGGTCGGCCCAGGCCGGGGCGGCCAGCACGGCAGACAGGGCCAGGGACAGGGCGAGCGGCTTTGTAAACGTTTTCATCAGCGGGCGTAATTCCGTTGCCAAGGCAATCGGTCCAGGGAAAGTGCCGCCGAAGGGTGCAGCGTCATGCCGCGCAAGCGTTGCCGGGCAACGCCTTGCAGGCCAGAGGGCAGGCCGGTCTGCGCGCGGGACCCTCCTCCCGTGCGTGACAACCGAACCGCCCGGGCCGCGCAGAGCGGCCCATCATGTGAAGATTGTGCGAGGGCGTTCATCGCTGTCAACAGGACCTAAGTCACAGGCGCGGCCTGCGCCGCGGTTATCAGGCCATCACCGGCCGTCATCAGCGGGCTGCCCGGTGCTGCCGATAATGGGGGCGTCTCCCGGCACCTCCCTCCGCCCATGACCGTACACCGCGACTTCGATCATCTCTGGCGCGACCGCTGTGATACCTCCAGCCAACGCAGTCCGCGCGTGCTGATACGGGTATTCGTCGCCCCCGGTGAGCTGGAGCGCAGTGTCGCCTTCTACGAACAGCTGCAGGGTGTGGTCGCCGATGCCGGCTTCCCGTTTCCCGAAGCCGGGTTGCGCCTGGCCATGGTCGGCGCATTCCTGCTGATCGAGGGCTGCGATGACGCGCTGGCACCGTTCACCTCGACCACCGGCACACTGCTGGTCGATGATGTGCGTCCTTATCACGACAGGTTGGTCGCCGCCGGGGCCGAGATCATTGTCCCGCTGCAGGTGGTACCGACCGGCGCGGCGTTCAATGCGGTGCATCCCGATGGCACGGTAGTGGAGTATGTGCATCACCGCCCGGACTCCCAGGGCAGATGAATCCACAGCATGGGGGAATGCCTTGCACATGAACCCACTGCGCGTGCCCTCCATGCAGAAGGGAGATCTACAATGCCTGCATGCCCCACCCCGCTCTCCCCTGGAACGGCACGTTGCTGCTGGATGCGCACGTGGCCGTGCTGCACGGCCACGCCGGTGACAGCGATACGCACGCGCACTACGCCCATCAGCTGCTGTTGAGCGCAGACGCACCCTGGAAGATCAAGGTCGATGGCGTGCTGCAGCAGGGGCAACGCCTGTGGCTTCCCTCCTTCCAGCCGCACGCGATCGTGTCGGCACCACAGGAAGGCTGCACGGTGTTTCTTGAGCCTGGCCATGCCGACATCGGGCAGATCCAGCAGCATCTGGATGCGTTACCCATCACCCCGGCCGGGCTGCTGCGCTGGCTGCCCGTGCTCAGTACGCCCCAGCCGCTGGACCGCCGCCTGCAGGCGGCCATCTCGCGCATCCGTCACCATCTGCCCGGCCCGATATCGGCTGCCGATATTGCCCATGCCGCACACCTGTCGACCAGCCAACTGCATCGGCGTTTCCAGGCCGATCTGGCGGTGACGCTGCGCGGCTGGGTGCTGTGGCAACGGCTGCGCCTGGCCCTGTCGCAGCATCTGGCTGGCCACAGTCTGACCCGCAGCGCACATGCGGCCGGCTTTGCCGATCTGGCGCATCTCTCGCGCAACCTGCACCGCATGTTCGGCATCGGCGCAGCGCAGCTGCAGGGCCTGCAACTGCGCATGGCCTGACGCCTGCGCTCATCGTCGACGCAGGCCTTCCGGCAGTTCCGGTACATCGCCATGCGGCAGTTCACGGAACGGCGCCGACAACTGCCCGGCATAGCCGCGCGGGTAGTCGGGCTGGCTGCCGATGCCCAGGTCACGTTGGCCAAGGCGATAGTCCGGCGCATCGAATGCGGTCCCCAGCAGGTGATCCCACACTGTGAGGAACAAACCGAAATTGACATCGCCAGCCGTGCCGTAGCGCATGTGGTGGAAGCGGTGCAGCGGTGCCCATGCCATCACCCGGCCCAACATGCCCGGGTGCATGTCCACGTTGGAATGCTGCAGCAGCAGCTGGATGGCAATGGCGAACGCCAGTACCGCCGCCACCGGCATCGGCAGTCCCAGCAACAGCAGTGGCAGTACGCCTCCCACCGCTTCGGCGGCCTGGTGCAACGGGTGTTTCATCAATCCGTTGAAGCCATACATGCGGGTCACGCTGTGGTGCACGGCATGCAACCGCCACAACCAGCCGATGCGATGGCTGGCGTAATGCACCAGGGTGATACCGAGGTCGGCGGCGATGATGGCCAGCAGCACCTGCAGCGCGAACGGCCACTGCGCCGGCCAGACCCGCCAGGGAATGATCGCCGCCAGCAGAGGCACCGCGGCGATCGACAGCAGATTCAGGCCTTCATTGACCAGCGCGTGCAGCGCATCGCGTACCCCGTCGCCCTGGCCGTGATTGAACGCCGGGTCGTACGGCCATGCGCGTTCGGCAGCGAACGAGAACGCAATGGCGACCGCGAGAAAGGCCAGCAGCCACAGCGGATCACCGTGCCGGTGACCGACCCATACAATGGCGGTGACGAGAAAACCAGACAGGAACAACGGTGCATACAGGCGCAGGATCCAGCGCTTCATGGGCAACCCGGGAAGTGAGGGGCCTGCATGCTGGCCCCGCATGCGGGGCCGGGGCTTGAACAAACGGCGCAACCCGGCTCGCCGCTGACCGGTGCCCATCATCGCCGGCACACCTCCGCCCACCCACGCCTGGCGGGGATCTACAATGGCGCCCTCATCGCGCCCGGGGCCGGCATGGATTCCTTCAACCTGATGCGCGCCTTCCGCCGCATCGTCGAACGTGGCGGGCTGGCCCGCGCCGCCGAAGACCTGGGCATGTCGCCGGCCGGGCTGAGCAAGCAGCTGCGCACGCTGGAAACGCACCTGGGCGTGGTGCTGCTGCAGCGGACCACCCGGCGCATGAGCCTGACCGAAACCGGCCATGCCTATTACCGCGAGTGCTGCCGCCTGCTCGACGAGCTGGAGGCTCTGGAACGTGGCATCGCCGAACAGCGTGGCGAGGTGGCCGGGCGCCTGCGGATCAATGCGCCACAGTCGTTCGCGCTGAGCACGCTGTCGCCGCTGCTGCCGCGCTTCCTGCAGCAGCATCCGCAGCTGTCGCTGGACCTGGTGATGGAAGACCGCCTGCTGGATGCGGTCGGCGAAGGCTTCGACGTGTCGCTGCGGCTGCGCGCCGAGCTGGACGATTCGCGGCTGGTAGCACGCCGGCTGGCCTCGCTGCAGCAGGTACTGTGCGCGGCCCCGTCCTACCTGCAGCAGCACCCGGCACCGCAGGCGGTGGACGATCTGCAGGCGCACAGCGTGCTGGCCTACAGCCTGTCCGACTCGCCCGGCAGCTGGCCGCTGCTCGGCCCCGATGGCCAGGTGACGATCACCCTGCCGGCACGCGTCACCGTCAACAACAGCCTGCTGCTGCGTGACCTGCTGGTGGCCGGCATGGGCATCGGTGCCCTGCCCTCGTTCCTGGCCGCACCGGCGCTGGCCAACGGCAGCCTGCGGCAGGTGCTGCCCGACCACCGCTATCCGCCACGCTTCGTGCATGCGGTCTATCCCACCTCGCGCCACCTGCAGCCGAAGGTGCGCGCCTTCATCGATTTCCTGCACGCCGAGCTGCCGGCCTGCGCCGGCCTGGATTCGTAACCACCAGCGAATACTGAGCTGCCCGCGGCGCGCTGTTTCGGCCGCGCCGCACTGCCTACTCTGCCGCCTCCCCTCTCACCGATGGCAGGCAGATGTCCTCCGTTTCCTCCCCCGCCACCGCAGCGCCGGTGGTCGATTTCTTCCACGACGTGGTCTGCGGCTGGTGCTTCGTGCTGGCCCCGCGCCTGCAGCAGGTGTCGGCCGAACTCGGCATCCAGGTACGCCACCGCAGCTTCGTGCTGCAGGACTCGCGCGCGCAGATGGTCGAGGTGTTCGGCTCGATGGAACGCGCCAAGGCGACCATCCTGCGCCACTGGGCCGACTGCGCCGCGCATGAGGACACCGCGCGCATCGATATCGAAGGCATGCGTGCACGGGACTTCGAGTATCCCTCCGGCTGGCTCGGCGCACTGGCCTGCCAGGCCGCAGGGCTGCTCGGCGGCAATGAGGCCCATGGCCTGATGTTCGATGCCGTGCAGTGGGCGCACCTGCACCAGCACCGCAACATCGGCGACGCCGAAGTGCTGCTGGACATCGCCGAAGCACTGGGCCATCCACGCGCGATCTTCGCCGACCTGATGCGCAGCGACGACGTGCGCCAGCGCGTGCAGGCCGATCGCGCCGAAGCCGCTGCTCTCGGCATCCGTTCCATTCCCACCGTGATCGGCGGCAACGGCCTGCGCCTGCAGACCCTGCCGCTGCCGCAACTGCGCCAGGTCCTGGCGTCCCTGGTCGCGGCCTGAGCCGCACCGTCCCCCACCCCGCAAGGAGATTCCCCATGACCCCACGTACCCTGGCTGCCGCGCTGGCCCTGCTGCTGGCCGGCACCGCCGCCTCCACCGCTGTCTGCGCACACGAACGCGTTCCTTCCGGCCAGCAGGTCGGCACCAGTCCCTGGGGGCCGAAGGACGAGATCGGCCGCCTCAACCTGATCACCGACGCCTCGCGTGCGGCCATCCTGTCGCGGGTCAGCGGCGGCAAGGCCTATGACCTGGCCACCGAGTACTACGTCGGCATGCCGAGCTGGCAGGACGCCGGCGACCCGCACTACCAGTTCTGGATGACCCATACCCCGCGCGGCACGGTGATGGACGATCCGATGGGCGTGGGTGAGACCATGAACCTCACCCGCAGCTACACCGGCACCGCGTTCTCGATGTACAGCCACACCGGCACCCATATCGATGCGCTGAACCACTTCGGCATCCATGGAAAGATCTGGAACGGCTTCGAGGCCGACAAGCACCTCGGCGATCGCGGCTGGAACGTCACCGGCATCGAGAAGTTCCCGCCGCTGATCGCGCGCGGCGTGCTGATCGACGTGGCCGGCGCCAAGGGCGTGGACATGCTGCCGGACAGCTACCGCGTCACCCGCCAGGACCTGAAGGATGCGCTGGCACGCCAGCAGGTGAAGCTGCAGCAGGGTGACATCGTGCTGATCCGCACCGGCCGCATGCGCCTGTTCGAACAGCCCAAGGCGTACATGGCCAATCCGCCGGGCATGGGCCTGGACGCAGCGCGCTTCCTGGTCGAGGACAGCGGCGCGATGATCGTCGGCGCCGACAACCTCAGCTTCGAGACCTTCCCCTCGGAGGTGTCCGACGACTACGTGCCGCTGCACACCTACCTGCTCGCCCAGCAGGGTGCGCCGATCATCGAGCTGGTGGCGCTGGACGAACTGGCCCGCGACAAGGTCTATGAGTTCGCCTTCATCGGCGGCCCGCTGAAGATCCGCGGCGGCGATGCCGCCCCGCTGCGTCCGGTCGCGCTGCCGGTACACCCGTAACCGGGGCGCGCACCCGGTAGCGCCGGGCCATGCCCGGCGGGCGCAGCGGCCGCTTCGGACCGGCGCCGATGGGTGGGTGCCGACCACGGTCGGCACCGTTTTCCCGCATCCATACAGGGCGGGTTCTACCCGGTCTTGCTTCCCGCATCCACGCCATCGGTGGATGCGTCACCCCTTCAGCAACCTGAAACCCGCCCTTCCGATTTCATTAGTAATTCTACTCACAACGCGAGTAGCATGTCCGGTCTCAGCCCCTGATACCGGCCTGTCGATACTCGCTCCATGCCTGCCGTTCCCGCCCACTTCTGCCGCCTCCAGCCTGCCCGGCCCCTCCCTTGGAGGACCGGCTGATGGGTGCGGTCGTCGCCCTCGACCGCCTGCTGGACGGCCGCCAGCTATGGCGCGGCCCGGCCCGCCAGGGGCTGGCCAGTGACCATCTGGCCAGCGGCCACCCCGCGCTGGACGCGCGCCT from Stenotrophomonas sp. 704A1 includes these protein-coding regions:
- a CDS encoding VOC family protein yields the protein MTVHRDFDHLWRDRCDTSSQRSPRVLIRVFVAPGELERSVAFYEQLQGVVADAGFPFPEAGLRLAMVGAFLLIEGCDDALAPFTSTTGTLLVDDVRPYHDRLVAAGAEIIVPLQVVPTGAAFNAVHPDGTVVEYVHHRPDSQGR
- a CDS encoding AraC family transcriptional regulator, encoding MPHPALPWNGTLLLDAHVAVLHGHAGDSDTHAHYAHQLLLSADAPWKIKVDGVLQQGQRLWLPSFQPHAIVSAPQEGCTVFLEPGHADIGQIQQHLDALPITPAGLLRWLPVLSTPQPLDRRLQAAISRIRHHLPGPISAADIAHAAHLSTSQLHRRFQADLAVTLRGWVLWQRLRLALSQHLAGHSLTRSAHAAGFADLAHLSRNLHRMFGIGAAQLQGLQLRMA
- a CDS encoding sterol desaturase family protein codes for the protein MKRWILRLYAPLFLSGFLVTAIVWVGHRHGDPLWLLAFLAVAIAFSFAAERAWPYDPAFNHGQGDGVRDALHALVNEGLNLLSIAAVPLLAAIIPWRVWPAQWPFALQVLLAIIAADLGITLVHYASHRIGWLWRLHAVHHSVTRMYGFNGLMKHPLHQAAEAVGGVLPLLLLGLPMPVAAVLAFAIAIQLLLQHSNVDMHPGMLGRVMAWAPLHRFHHMRYGTAGDVNFGLFLTVWDHLLGTAFDAPDYRLGQRDLGIGSQPDYPRGYAGQLSAPFRELPHGDVPELPEGLRRR
- a CDS encoding LysR family transcriptional regulator, with protein sequence MDSFNLMRAFRRIVERGGLARAAEDLGMSPAGLSKQLRTLETHLGVVLLQRTTRRMSLTETGHAYYRECCRLLDELEALERGIAEQRGEVAGRLRINAPQSFALSTLSPLLPRFLQQHPQLSLDLVMEDRLLDAVGEGFDVSLRLRAELDDSRLVARRLASLQQVLCAAPSYLQQHPAPQAVDDLQAHSVLAYSLSDSPGSWPLLGPDGQVTITLPARVTVNNSLLLRDLLVAGMGIGALPSFLAAPALANGSLRQVLPDHRYPPRFVHAVYPTSRHLQPKVRAFIDFLHAELPACAGLDS
- a CDS encoding DsbA family oxidoreductase; this encodes MSSVSSPATAAPVVDFFHDVVCGWCFVLAPRLQQVSAELGIQVRHRSFVLQDSRAQMVEVFGSMERAKATILRHWADCAAHEDTARIDIEGMRARDFEYPSGWLGALACQAAGLLGGNEAHGLMFDAVQWAHLHQHRNIGDAEVLLDIAEALGHPRAIFADLMRSDDVRQRVQADRAEAAALGIRSIPTVIGGNGLRLQTLPLPQLRQVLASLVAA
- a CDS encoding cyclase family protein translates to MTPRTLAAALALLLAGTAASTAVCAHERVPSGQQVGTSPWGPKDEIGRLNLITDASRAAILSRVSGGKAYDLATEYYVGMPSWQDAGDPHYQFWMTHTPRGTVMDDPMGVGETMNLTRSYTGTAFSMYSHTGTHIDALNHFGIHGKIWNGFEADKHLGDRGWNVTGIEKFPPLIARGVLIDVAGAKGVDMLPDSYRVTRQDLKDALARQQVKLQQGDIVLIRTGRMRLFEQPKAYMANPPGMGLDAARFLVEDSGAMIVGADNLSFETFPSEVSDDYVPLHTYLLAQQGAPIIELVALDELARDKVYEFAFIGGPLKIRGGDAAPLRPVALPVHP